One region of Danio aesculapii chromosome 7, fDanAes4.1, whole genome shotgun sequence genomic DNA includes:
- the atxn1l gene encoding ataxin-1-like: MKPVHERNQECLPPKKRDLPVNNNNNTSINTNNNSSSSISGGAGGSGIGPGGAGGGGGGEDALSSQSSGASAESQSSEWVRAQTGVHYGVESAEGLVGLPVDQYSMLYKVALPTGTYSPTSLHPVLTHAYTVPSQMLQHTSVSYPPTFPHSSLQFVNPPYPTAVPYAVPPGFVPSSLIPPQSGISQPHLVPYPSVIQEGVVSSQPQPQVSSHAYTKMLAPLVLSSEQAATQVPIGTVGMLPTGELSSRGVPVFYHPAVRGVQPHSSSLEQDREVNGGDRDHGGRESHQDAVYSARSVRLMQTTVLEPQQDKSLKSRRPEGRLSPGQSSTPDTDLEVQQVVGRLASPVHGSSRKEAAHVPLNLSQRSRETPGEVRTAYALNPAESRAHQQQIVQQGHAVILANGQPVLVPLDYHHHQQQQHYQPNDVASAAIVASPATYTKAMDAAACLPERAVAEPPPQQGQQPISAPTAGAFPQAPLLAGTGPSHFMKGAIIQLATGELKRVEDLQTQDFVRSAEMSGGLKIDSSMVVDIRASQQRPGLVALHFNVGEQQSKVTIDVPPEHPFFVYGQGWSSCSPERTAQLYGLTCHHLQVGDVCVSVTLQQQAASQQKPPQQVLARTPTKANSTSGATPQPMGPPAPQHTPRPQSHLKIHRERERDKEEPMQIGGSRHIDMPPRPNRTSAEHTHSQSNYYLHTEGHAPGVGAASQRRWSAPGFQRYSIKNEEGRLVSAAASGSSRPSFIPQEVKLSIEGRSNAGK, translated from the exons ATGAAGCCAGTTCACGAGCGCAACCAGGAGTGCCTCCCTCCCAAGAAGCGAGACCTCCctgttaacaacaacaacaacacctccattaacaccaacaacaacagcagcagtagCATCAGTGGCGGAGCGGGAGGCAGTGGCATTGGGCCtggaggagcaggaggaggaggaggtggtgaGGATGCCCTATCTTCACAAAGCTCTGGAGCAAGCGCAGAATCCCAAAGCAGCGAGTGGGTGCGAGCACAGACAGGGGTGCATTATGGAGTGGAGAGTGCCGAGGGTCTTGTCGGGCTGCCCGTGGATCAGTATAGCATGCTTTATAAAGTAGCTCTGCCAACTGGCACCTACTCGCCAACCAGTCTGCATCCCGTTCTTACCCATGCCTACACCGTTCCCTCCCAGATGTTGCAGCACACCAGCGTCTCCTACCCTCCCACGTTCCCACATTCCTCCCTGCAATTTGTCAACCCTCCATACCCAACAGCGGTCCCTTACGCCGTGCCTCCGGGATTTGTTCCTAGTTCCCTGATACCGCCTCAGTCTGGCATTTCGCAGCCGCATTTGGTTCCATATCCATCAGTTATTCAGGAAGGAGTGGTTTCGTCCCAACCGCAGCCGCAGGTGTCGTCCCATGCATACACCAAAATGTTAGCGCCTCTGGTTCTTTCTTCTGAGCAAGCGGCAACGCAAGTGCCAATCGGGACTGTAGGGATGCTCCCGACTGGAGAGCTCAGCTCGAGAGGCGTGCCTGTGTTTTACCACCCCGCCGTCAGGGGTGTGCAACCACACAGCAGCTCCCTGGAGCAGGACAGGGAGGTGAATGGAGGAGACCGAGACCACGGCGGCAGGGAGAGTCATCAAGATGCAGTTTATTCGGCTAGAAGTGTGCGGCTTATGCAGACGACTGTGTTGGAGCCCCAGCAGGACAAGAGCTTGAAGAGCCGCAGGCCGGAGGGGAGACTGTCTCCTGGACAGAGCAGCACACCTGACACTGATCTCGAG GTCCAGCAGGTGGTTGGACGACTTGCCTCTCCTGTCCACGGCTCAAGTCGCAAGGAAGCAGCGCACGTCCCTCTGAACCTGTCTCAGAGGAGCCGAGAGACTCCGGGCGAAGTCAGAACAGCATATGCATTAAATCCTGCTGAATCCAGAGCTCATCAACAGCAGATTGTTCAACAAGGCCATGCCGTGATCCTGGCCAACGGACAGCCTGTTCTCGTACCATTGGATTATCATCATCACCAACAACAGCAGCATTATCAACCCAATGATGTGGCCTCAGCAGCTATCGTTGCCTCACCTGCAACATATACAAAAGCAATGGATGCAGCAGCTTGTCTCCCAGAGAGAGCAGTGGCAGAGCCACCTCCCCAACAGGGTCAGCAGCCAATTTCTGCCCCAACTGCTGGTGCTTTTCCACAAGCTCCTCTGCTAGCAGGCACCGGCCCATCGCACTTCATGAAGGGCGCCATTATCCAGTTGGCTACAGGAGAGCTCAAGCGTGTGGAAGATCTGCAGACTCAGGATTTTGTACGGAGCGCAGAAATGAGTGGCGGTCTAAAGATCGACTCGAGTATGGTGGTGGACATCCGTGCTAGTCAACAGCGTCCCGGCCTAGTGGCACTGCATTTCAATGTAGGGGAGCAGCAGAGCAAAGTGACTATAGATGTTCCCCCTGAACACCCGTTTTTTGTTTACGGACAGGGTTGGTCGTCTTGTAGCCCTGAGCGGACTGCGCAACTGTATGGTCTCACTTGCCACCATTTGCAAGTGGGTGATGTTTGTGTGTCCGTGACTTTGCAGCAGCAAGCTGCATCACAGCAGAAACCACCACAGCAAGTGCTGGCCCGGACTCCCACCAAAGCCAACTCCACGTCAGGAGCCACACCTCAGCCTATGGGCCCCCCTGCGCCCCAGCACACACCTCGGCCACAAAGCCACTTAAAGATCCACAGAGAGAGGGAACGAGACAAGGAAGAGCCCATGCAGATTGGAGGATCCAGACACATTGACATGCCCCCCAGACCAAACAGGACTTCAGCAGAGCACACGCATAGCCAGAGCAATTACTATTTGCACACCGAGGGTCATGCTCCTGGAGTGGGAGCCGCATCCCAGAGGCGCTGGTCTGCCCCTGGCTTCCAAAGATACAGCATCAAGAATGAGGAGGGAAGATTAGTCTCCGCTGCCGCCTCTGGCTCCTCTAGGCCATCATTTATCCCTCAGGAGGTCAAACTATCTATTGAGGGACGCTCGAATGCCGGCAAGTAG